In a genomic window of Candidatus Omnitrophota bacterium:
- a CDS encoding TIGR00282 family metallophosphoesterase, whose translation MKILMCGDIVGSPGRKAVGHILPRLKAEGKVDFAVGNGENAAGGSGITAKAAMELFDMGLDVITSGDHIWDQRDVVEYLGYERRLLRPLNYPEGAPGSGEVVVDGPGGTRVGVLNAGGRVFMHVHFDDPFRTVEAAVRRLREQTPIILVDFHAEATSEKVALGWHLDGLITALVGSHTHVQTADERILPGGTGYITDLGMTGPHDSVLGRRVDSVLSKFRTQMPNRFPVAEGNVKLCGVIMDVDEATGKVRSIERIQEALDGGAST comes from the coding sequence ATGAAAATCCTGATGTGTGGAGACATTGTGGGCAGCCCGGGCCGCAAGGCCGTGGGCCATATTCTTCCCCGGCTCAAAGCCGAAGGCAAGGTGGATTTTGCCGTGGGCAACGGCGAAAACGCGGCCGGCGGAAGCGGGATCACGGCAAAGGCGGCCATGGAACTTTTTGACATGGGACTCGATGTCATCACCTCAGGCGATCATATTTGGGATCAGCGCGATGTCGTGGAATACCTGGGGTATGAACGGCGCCTGTTGCGGCCTTTGAATTACCCGGAAGGCGCACCCGGCTCGGGCGAAGTCGTGGTGGACGGCCCAGGAGGCACGCGCGTGGGTGTGCTCAATGCGGGCGGGCGCGTGTTTATGCATGTGCATTTTGATGATCCCTTCCGTACTGTGGAGGCCGCAGTGCGGCGGCTCCGCGAGCAGACGCCGATTATCTTGGTAGACTTCCATGCCGAGGCCACCAGCGAAAAGGTCGCGCTCGGCTGGCATTTGGATGGCTTGATTACCGCGCTTGTCGGATCGCATACGCACGTGCAAACCGCCGACGAACGCATTCTCCCCGGGGGCACCGGATACATCACCGATTTAGGGATGACCGGCCCTCATGATTCAGTGCTCGGCCGTCGGGTGGACTCTGTGTTGTCCAAGTTCAGGACACAGATGCCGAACCGATTTCCCGTTGCCGAAGGAAACGTCAAGCTTTGTGGTGTGATTATGGACGTGGACGAGGCAACCGGAAAAGTGCGTTCCATTGAACGCATTCAGGAGGCACTGGATGGAGGCGCATCGACTTAA
- a CDS encoding GIY-YIG nuclease family protein, whose translation MASYYVYILASRANGTLYLGVTNDLVKSVYQHRNNLLEGYTSKYCVHRLVYFEETEDVHSALSREKRIKKWNRAWKIRLIEDRNPDWKDLYSEILGN comes from the coding sequence ATGGCAAGCTATTACGTCTACATTTTGGCTAGCCGCGCCAATGGAACTTTGTATTTGGGCGTGACCAATGACCTCGTGAAGAGTGTGTATCAGCACAGGAACAACCTGCTGGAAGGGTACACTTCGAAATATTGTGTGCACCGCCTTGTGTATTTTGAGGAGACTGAGGATGTCCACAGCGCCCTCAGTCGAGAGAAGCGAATCAAGAAGTGGAACAGGGCGTGGAAGATTCGCCTGATTGAAGACAGAAATCCGGACTGGAAGGACCTTTATTCGGAGATCCTGGGTAACTAG
- the radC gene encoding DNA repair protein RadC, producing the protein MEAHRLKTRSWAHRPRERLLKHGTQALKDEDLLAVVLGSGVAGRNVQSLARHLLQGRSLHELAALSSEELQAVRGIGPARACQLKAAFELAHRARDRPAASITSPEQVAVLVADLQTRRREHFVALYLDARKRLLKRHTVSVGTLTASLVHPREVFGPALELGAASVILAHNHPSGDVEASPEDRALTERLIAAGQLMGIEVLDHLIVGGGSYSSVFSSRCQAPVPGTGA; encoded by the coding sequence ATGGAGGCGCATCGACTTAAAACGCGCTCTTGGGCCCACCGCCCGCGCGAGCGCTTGTTAAAGCACGGCACACAGGCCCTCAAAGACGAGGATCTTTTGGCCGTGGTATTGGGATCGGGCGTGGCCGGCCGCAATGTGCAGAGCTTGGCGCGCCATTTGTTGCAAGGCCGCAGCCTGCATGAGCTGGCTGCGTTGTCATCTGAGGAACTGCAGGCGGTGCGCGGGATCGGCCCGGCAAGGGCCTGCCAGCTGAAAGCCGCATTTGAGTTGGCCCACCGGGCCCGGGACCGGCCGGCCGCGTCCATTACTTCGCCGGAGCAAGTGGCGGTTTTGGTGGCTGATCTGCAGACACGGAGGCGCGAACATTTTGTGGCGCTCTATTTGGACGCGCGTAAGCGGCTTCTTAAGCGGCACACGGTTTCAGTGGGAACGCTTACGGCCAGCCTGGTCCACCCGCGGGAGGTCTTCGGGCCTGCCCTGGAGCTTGGTGCGGCCAGTGTGATTTTGGCGCACAATCACCCGAGCGGGGATGTGGAAGCTTCGCCTGAGGACCGGGCGCTGACGGAGCGCTTGATTGCCGCCGGCCAACTCATGGGCATCGAGGTGCTGGATCATCTCATTGTCGGCGGGGGGAGCTACTCATCTGTCTTTTCTTCACGGTGCCAGGCACCGGTGCCAGGCACCGGTGCCTGA
- a CDS encoding cysteine desulfurase: protein MHLVYADHNATTPVHPEVAAAMSPFFAENFGNALSLHQFGQHARAAVEKARAQCAALLGCKPGQILFTSGASESNNLAVKGLAWARQDKGRHIISSTVEHSAVLNPCKWLATQGFEVTFLPVDATGRLDPQDLKAAIRPDTILISIMWANNELGTVEPMPEIAALANEAGVPLHTDAVQAVGKLPLNIEEVKVQALSISSHKFYGPKGAGLLYLEKGTIPVPLIHGGTHERGLRAGTENVPGIVGMGKAAELALRELATETPRLRVLTDRLWKGIQERIEGAHLNGHPRERLCNTLNVSFDGVEGEALVVHLDLEGVAVSTGAACSSGAVDPSHALMATGMPRERANSSIRISLGRTDTGADVERILEVLPAVVKKLRAILA from the coding sequence ATGCACCTGGTATACGCGGATCACAACGCGACCACGCCGGTCCACCCCGAAGTGGCGGCGGCGATGTCGCCTTTTTTTGCTGAAAATTTCGGTAACGCCTTGTCCCTGCATCAGTTCGGGCAACACGCCCGCGCTGCTGTGGAAAAGGCGCGGGCGCAGTGTGCCGCCCTTTTGGGTTGTAAACCCGGGCAGATTCTCTTTACCAGCGGCGCCAGCGAGTCCAATAACCTCGCTGTCAAAGGCCTGGCCTGGGCCCGGCAGGACAAGGGCCGCCATATCATCAGCTCGACTGTGGAGCACAGCGCAGTCCTGAATCCCTGTAAGTGGCTTGCCACCCAGGGCTTTGAGGTTACGTTCCTTCCGGTGGACGCCACGGGCCGGCTCGACCCGCAGGACCTCAAGGCCGCCATCCGGCCGGACACTATTCTCATTTCCATCATGTGGGCCAATAATGAGCTGGGCACCGTGGAGCCCATGCCTGAGATCGCGGCCCTTGCCAATGAGGCGGGCGTGCCCCTGCACACGGACGCGGTCCAAGCTGTGGGCAAACTGCCGCTTAATATAGAGGAAGTGAAGGTGCAGGCCTTGTCCATTTCCTCGCACAAGTTTTACGGGCCCAAGGGCGCGGGCCTTTTGTATTTGGAAAAGGGCACGATACCGGTGCCGCTCATTCACGGGGGCACGCATGAGCGCGGCCTGCGCGCGGGCACGGAAAATGTGCCCGGCATTGTGGGCATGGGCAAAGCCGCGGAGCTGGCGCTCAGGGAGCTTGCCACGGAAACACCCCGGCTGCGTGTCCTTACGGACCGGCTTTGGAAGGGGATCCAGGAGCGTATCGAGGGCGCCCATCTTAACGGCCACCCCAGGGAGCGTTTGTGTAATACTCTGAATGTGAGTTTCGACGGAGTCGAGGGCGAGGCGCTGGTCGTGCATCTGGATTTGGAAGGCGTGGCAGTCTCCACGGGCGCGGCCTGCAGCTCGGGCGCGGTGGATCCCTCGCACGCCTTGATGGCCACGGGCATGCCGCGCGAGCGCGCCAACAGCTCAATCCGGATTTCTCTGGGCCGCACGGACACCGGTGCGGACGTGGAACGGATTTTGGAAGTTTTGCCTGCGGTGGTCAAAAAGCTGCGGGCTATTCTGGCTTAA
- the rny gene encoding ribonuclease Y, producing the protein MSTPISIVWLLAAAVPAAVIGIFLGYGARKRIGERRIGSAEAEASRRVQIADQEIEDRRTQLELDSKDRLLNMQTEFEKQTQTRRQELSEQQQRLVQREENLERKLEVVEKKDLSIQALEQGIKTREKELHEHEEELQSLIEEEKRLLQRVSGMGAEEGRRLLLSKLELELRHEAGVRVKQIEEETRMAADHKARKIVAEAIQRCAAEQTMESTVCVVPLPSDDMKGRIIGREGRNIRALEMITGVDVIIDDTPGAVTLSAFDGVRREIARRSLETLITDGRIHPARIEEVVTKTKQEMDRIIWEEGEKAVMEVGVQGLHPELIKLLGRLRFRTSYGQNVLEHLKECAFLMGVMASELGLDFWLARRIGLLHDVGKAVSHNVEGPHAVIGGQLVRKYGESEEVCHGVEAHHGEVEQRSVMSVLAQAADAISGARPGARREVFESYVKRLENLEKIADTFKGVGKAYAIQAGREVRVIVEPHKVSDREMPLMARELSKKISDGLEFPGQIKVTIIRETRAVEYAK; encoded by the coding sequence GTGTCCACCCCCATTTCCATCGTATGGCTATTAGCAGCAGCTGTGCCCGCCGCAGTGATTGGTATTTTCTTGGGCTATGGAGCGCGCAAGAGAATCGGAGAACGCCGCATTGGGAGTGCGGAGGCCGAAGCCAGTCGCCGGGTGCAGATTGCTGATCAAGAGATCGAAGACCGCAGGACCCAACTGGAGTTGGATTCCAAAGACCGCCTTCTCAATATGCAAACCGAATTTGAGAAGCAAACCCAAACGCGGCGGCAGGAGCTGAGCGAGCAGCAACAGCGCCTGGTGCAGCGCGAGGAAAACCTGGAACGTAAACTCGAGGTGGTGGAGAAGAAGGATCTGTCCATCCAGGCGCTGGAGCAGGGGATCAAAACCCGCGAAAAGGAATTGCATGAGCACGAAGAAGAACTGCAGTCCCTGATCGAGGAAGAAAAGCGCCTCTTGCAGCGGGTTTCCGGAATGGGCGCCGAGGAAGGCCGCCGGCTGCTCCTATCCAAATTGGAGCTTGAACTGCGGCATGAGGCAGGAGTCAGGGTCAAGCAAATTGAGGAAGAGACGCGCATGGCCGCCGATCACAAGGCACGCAAGATCGTGGCCGAGGCTATTCAGCGCTGCGCCGCAGAGCAGACCATGGAAAGCACCGTGTGTGTGGTGCCGTTACCTTCGGACGACATGAAGGGCCGGATTATCGGGCGCGAGGGCCGCAATATCCGCGCGCTGGAAATGATCACGGGCGTGGATGTAATCATCGACGACACCCCCGGGGCAGTGACGCTTTCGGCCTTTGACGGCGTGCGCCGTGAAATAGCGCGGCGTTCTCTGGAAACTCTGATTACCGACGGCCGTATTCACCCGGCGCGCATCGAAGAGGTCGTGACCAAAACTAAACAGGAGATGGACCGTATCATTTGGGAGGAAGGGGAGAAAGCCGTGATGGAGGTGGGGGTTCAGGGTTTGCATCCGGAACTCATCAAACTCCTGGGCCGGCTGCGCTTCCGCACCAGTTACGGCCAAAATGTTTTGGAGCATCTCAAGGAGTGCGCCTTTTTGATGGGGGTAATGGCTTCAGAGCTGGGCCTGGATTTTTGGCTGGCGCGGCGGATTGGTTTGTTGCACGATGTGGGCAAGGCCGTGAGCCATAATGTGGAAGGCCCGCACGCGGTGATCGGCGGCCAGCTTGTGCGCAAGTACGGCGAGAGCGAGGAAGTTTGTCACGGAGTGGAGGCTCACCACGGCGAAGTGGAGCAGCGCAGCGTGATGTCGGTTTTGGCTCAGGCTGCGGATGCCATCAGCGGGGCGCGTCCCGGAGCGCGGCGTGAAGTCTTTGAAAGTTATGTGAAGCGATTGGAAAATCTTGAAAAGATCGCCGATACTTTTAAGGGAGTGGGCAAGGCCTATGCGATCCAGGCGGGCCGGGAGGTCCGGGTGATTGTGGAACCGCACAAGGTCTCGGACCGGGAAATGCCTCTGATGGCACGCGAGCTGTCCAAAAAGATCAGCGATGGTTTGGAATTTCCGGGCCAAATCAAGGTGACGATTATCCGCGAGACCCGGGCCGTTGAATATGCCAAGTGA
- a CDS encoding glutamine--tRNA ligase/YqeY domain fusion protein encodes MTFTPMTQLDFIRQIVSDDVKAGKHGGRVHTRFPPEPNGYLHIGHAKAICLSFEVAREFQGLCNLRFDDTDPTKEEIEYVESIQNDVRWLGYDWDDRLFYASDYFQFMYECAEKLIQKGAAFVCDQSLEEIRATRGTVKQAGRNSPYRDRSVEENLDLFRRMRAGEFEDGSKVLRAKIDMASPNMNMRDPVVYRIRREHHYRTGDEWCIYPMYDFAHCLEDSKEGITHSLCTLEFEIRRPLYDWFLDQLELHHPQQIEFARLNLTYTVMSKRRLLELVEDGLVQGWDDPRMPTIAGLRRRGFTPASIRNFCQVIGLSKFNSMIDVGVLENSVREDLNQSAARVLGVLRPLKVVLTNYPEDQVEELDAVNNPEDESMGTRKLPFSRTLYVERDDFMEEAPRKWFRLAPGSEVRLRYAYFITCEEVIKDENGEVVELRCTYDPLTRGGDAPDGRKVRGTLHWVSAGHAVSAEVRLYDRLFLQKDPSAVEEGVDWKAGLNPDSLEILENAFVEPSVQGAAPGTRFQFERMGYFCVDPKSSDQKMVFNRTVTLKDSWAKIAAKG; translated from the coding sequence ATGACATTTACGCCAATGACTCAACTTGATTTTATCCGCCAGATTGTCAGTGACGACGTCAAGGCCGGCAAGCACGGAGGCCGCGTGCACACGCGCTTCCCTCCGGAGCCCAACGGCTACTTGCACATCGGGCACGCCAAGGCAATCTGCCTGAGCTTTGAGGTGGCCAGGGAGTTCCAAGGGCTTTGCAACCTGCGCTTTGACGATACGGATCCTACCAAGGAAGAGATCGAGTACGTCGAGTCCATCCAGAATGATGTGCGCTGGCTGGGCTATGACTGGGACGACCGCCTGTTCTATGCCTCGGACTATTTTCAGTTTATGTACGAGTGCGCGGAAAAACTCATTCAAAAGGGCGCGGCCTTTGTCTGCGATCAGTCCCTGGAGGAGATCCGGGCCACCCGCGGCACGGTCAAGCAGGCCGGCCGAAACAGCCCGTATCGCGATCGCAGTGTGGAGGAAAATCTGGATCTCTTCAGGCGCATGCGCGCGGGTGAATTTGAAGACGGCTCCAAGGTCCTGCGCGCCAAGATCGATATGGCTTCGCCCAATATGAATATGCGGGACCCGGTAGTGTACCGGATTCGCCGGGAACATCACTATCGCACGGGCGACGAGTGGTGCATCTATCCCATGTACGATTTTGCGCATTGCCTGGAGGACTCCAAAGAGGGGATCACGCACTCCTTGTGTACTTTGGAATTCGAGATCCGGCGGCCTCTTTATGATTGGTTTCTGGATCAGCTCGAATTGCATCACCCGCAGCAAATCGAGTTTGCGCGCCTGAACCTGACGTATACCGTGATGAGCAAGCGCCGGCTCCTGGAATTGGTTGAAGACGGCTTGGTCCAGGGCTGGGATGATCCGCGCATGCCCACGATTGCGGGATTGAGACGCCGGGGGTTCACGCCCGCTTCTATCCGCAACTTTTGCCAGGTGATCGGGCTCTCCAAATTCAATTCCATGATTGATGTGGGCGTGCTGGAAAACAGTGTGCGCGAGGACCTGAACCAAAGCGCCGCGCGTGTGTTGGGCGTTTTGAGACCGCTCAAGGTGGTCCTCACCAATTATCCTGAAGACCAGGTCGAGGAATTGGATGCGGTGAATAATCCCGAAGACGAGAGCATGGGAACGCGTAAGCTGCCTTTTAGCCGCACCTTGTATGTGGAGCGCGATGACTTTATGGAAGAGGCCCCGCGCAAGTGGTTCCGGTTGGCGCCCGGGAGCGAGGTGCGTTTGCGTTACGCGTATTTCATCACCTGTGAGGAAGTCATTAAGGATGAGAACGGAGAGGTGGTGGAGTTGCGCTGCACCTATGATCCGCTAACCCGCGGGGGTGATGCCCCGGACGGCCGCAAGGTGCGCGGTACTTTGCACTGGGTTTCGGCCGGCCACGCGGTCTCGGCTGAGGTGCGTTTGTACGACCGGCTGTTTTTGCAGAAAGACCCCAGCGCAGTGGAGGAAGGGGTGGATTGGAAGGCCGGGCTTAATCCGGATTCCTTGGAGATCCTGGAAAATGCCTTTGTGGAGCCCAGTGTGCAGGGCGCGGCCCCGGGTACGCGTTTTCAGTTTGAACGCATGGGTTATTTTTGTGTGGATCCGAAGAGTTCGGATCAAAAGATGGTGTTCAATCGCACCGTGACACTCAAGGACTCCTGGGCCAAAATCGCGGCAAAGGGTTAA
- a CDS encoding ATP-binding protein has translation MVTGPRQSGKTTLLKHLFSKSHNYVTLDDPEAQLEAREDPKLFLKNNPPPLIIDEIQYAPGLLPFLKVHIDEHRSNRGDFLLTGSQVFPLMAGVSESLAGRIALFSLLSFSLQEEFRNQSDLQLGQLKKRILRGGYPELVVQEKMNSKLWHTGYLQTYLERDVRQLKKIGDLTDFQRFLRLLAAFNGQVLNLSALSRDLGVAVNTIKNWVSILEASHQVTLVQPYYRNKGKRIIKSPKIYFSDTGFVCYLNGITSVEQVFKGPQAGPLLETLVLNEIVRDFHGRGEIPQVYWWRTSAGEEVDFVVEVAGALIPIEVKLAAKQNHGMIKGMTAFSRLFENEVKAGYLVNLSDKPHALAENIVALPIFEMARRSLLDTSTA, from the coding sequence ATGGTCACCGGGCCCCGCCAATCCGGGAAGACCACGCTTCTCAAGCACCTGTTTTCGAAAAGCCACAATTATGTCACGCTTGACGACCCGGAGGCACAGCTGGAGGCCAGAGAAGATCCGAAGCTCTTTCTCAAGAACAATCCCCCGCCGCTAATCATTGATGAAATCCAATACGCTCCCGGGTTGCTTCCCTTCTTGAAGGTCCACATTGACGAGCACCGCTCAAACCGCGGCGACTTTCTATTGACCGGCTCCCAAGTCTTTCCGCTTATGGCCGGAGTCAGCGAATCCTTGGCAGGGCGAATCGCCCTTTTTTCCCTCCTCTCTTTTTCCCTTCAAGAGGAATTCCGGAATCAATCCGATCTCCAATTGGGTCAACTCAAGAAACGAATTCTGCGGGGTGGATATCCGGAGCTGGTTGTCCAAGAAAAGATGAATTCCAAACTCTGGCACACAGGATACCTCCAGACCTATCTTGAGAGAGACGTTCGCCAACTCAAGAAGATCGGAGATCTCACTGATTTTCAGCGCTTTCTGCGTCTCTTGGCCGCATTCAACGGCCAGGTTTTGAATCTATCCGCCCTTTCCCGGGATCTGGGCGTGGCCGTCAACACAATAAAGAACTGGGTCTCCATCCTCGAAGCCAGTCATCAGGTTACGCTGGTGCAGCCTTACTACCGAAACAAGGGAAAGCGCATTATCAAGAGCCCCAAAATCTATTTCTCGGACACAGGCTTTGTGTGCTATCTCAACGGGATCACCTCTGTTGAGCAAGTGTTCAAAGGCCCTCAGGCAGGTCCTCTGCTTGAGACGCTGGTGCTCAATGAGATTGTTCGGGATTTTCACGGGCGGGGTGAGATCCCCCAAGTCTACTGGTGGAGAACCTCGGCAGGAGAGGAAGTCGACTTTGTGGTGGAAGTTGCCGGGGCGCTTATTCCCATTGAAGTGAAGCTGGCAGCCAAACAAAACCACGGCATGATTAAGGGAATGACAGCGTTCAGCCGCTTGTTTGAAAACGAGGTGAAGGCAGGCTACCTTGTCAATCTTTCGGACAAACCTCATGCGCTCGCCGAAAACATTGTGGCCTTGCCTATTTTTGAGATGGCCCGGCGATCCCTTCTCGATACGTCAACCGCATAA
- a CDS encoding 5-formyltetrahydrofolate cyclo-ligase: MNLEPESIKKHLRQEIKARVRELSAEEKWHRSESIAQAATFSKAFISAALLMMYLPLPEEVDTWPIIQAAWAAGKQVAVPVTSVREKTIEPRLIRPGDEMHLVRGAFGIMEPQAFAPKVEVGAIELVFVPCVGFDAGHRRLGHGGGYYDRFLAGLSEGTPMIGLAFAQQRVDSIPSEPTDISLTDVLWA, encoded by the coding sequence ATGAACCTTGAACCCGAATCCATTAAGAAACACCTGCGGCAGGAAATCAAAGCCCGGGTTCGGGAATTGAGTGCGGAAGAGAAGTGGCACCGTAGCGAATCCATTGCTCAGGCTGCGACTTTTTCGAAAGCGTTTATATCTGCCGCATTGTTGATGATGTACTTGCCGTTGCCGGAAGAAGTCGATACCTGGCCCATCATTCAAGCGGCCTGGGCAGCGGGCAAGCAGGTGGCAGTACCTGTGACATCTGTTAGAGAGAAGACAATTGAACCCAGGCTGATCCGGCCTGGGGATGAGATGCATTTGGTTCGCGGGGCCTTTGGGATTATGGAGCCGCAGGCTTTTGCCCCGAAGGTGGAGGTCGGTGCCATCGAGTTGGTGTTTGTTCCCTGTGTGGGCTTTGACGCCGGGCACCGGCGTCTGGGCCATGGGGGTGGCTATTATGACCGTTTTCTTGCGGGCCTGTCAGAGGGCACCCCGATGATCGGGTTGGCCTTTGCGCAGCAGCGGGTGGATTCCATTCCCTCAGAACCCACTGATATCTCTCTCACGGACGTCCTTTGGGCTTAA